In the genome of Arachis stenosperma cultivar V10309 chromosome 2, arast.V10309.gnm1.PFL2, whole genome shotgun sequence, the window TTGGGAGGAGTGGCACTTACCAGACTCAAAAGTTTTTCCTCAGCTTAAGAGTCTTAAAATAATAGACTGTCCAATGTTAAAGGGAGATATGCTTCATCAGGTATTGATGAGATTTGTTTCTTCTTCATCGGATGCTTTGAAAGTTCGCAAGCTAGTTATCCAAGCTCAAGCAGCAGGGTTTGCAGGTATGTCACTTAATGGGGATACATTATCAATTAGGGGAAGTGAATGTGTGGTGGAGTCTGCATTTAACGAAATGATCAGCATTAAGCATCTACCCTCCCTCCAAGAAATACAAATCTTCTGGTGTTCGTTTGCTGTGTCCTGGCCGAACAATTGTTTACTACCAAAATCTTTGCAAAAGCTCACAATATGGGAGTGCAGCAAACTGGAATTCCCGGAGCAGAAGTATGATTTGGTAGAGCTACAAATAGACAACTGTGATTCACTGAGCTCCTTGTCGTTGGATGTCTTTCCCAATCTCAAGAATCTCGAGATATATTGGTGTAGGAATCTGGAATCAGTGTCAATGTCAGAGGCACCACACGCTGCTCTTCAACGTCTCTCCATTACTTACTGCCACAAATTAGTGTCATTTGCAGGAGAAGGACTGGCTGCACCCAACTTGACTCATCTTCAAGTCAGATGGTGCGACAAGTTGGAGGCATTACCACGTGACATGAAGAGTCTACTCCCAAGTTTACACTCTCTCGACATAAATGGTTGCCCAAACATTTGCAGGTTGCCAGAGGGTGGTTTGCCACCTAACTTGAAAGAGCTTCATGTGGGAATTTGCGAGCAACAAATGAGGGATCTATCATGGATGGGCAACTTGCACGCCCTCACTCATCTTACCATTAGAGGTAGGGGGTATAAGAACATAAAGTCATACCCAGAGGTGGGTTCGCTGCCTCACCTTCCCTCCCTTACCACTCTTGAGATAAACTGGTTTCCTAATCTGGAGACATTGGAGTGCAACGAGCTTCTCCACCTCACCTCCCTCcaacaattaataattagaGTATGTAATAAGCTGGAGAATATGGAAGGAGAAAAGCTGCCTCCCTCTCTCTTGCGACTTCAACTTACAGGGTGTGGTTTGCTGGGAGAACACTGCAAGAACAAGCATCAACTAATCTGGCCCAAAATTTACCACATTCCCACCATTAAAGTGAACTCCATACAAATTGTCTGAACAGAGATTTCTGTGCAGGTAATTCTCTAATCTTCATGTTTCTCATGCTAAATTCACACACGCATAAATTTCCATTTCCTTCAAGAGAAAAAAGACAATTGAACTCGTATGCCAAATTgcattcttttctttcatttatCTCGGAACCTCTCACTTTGCAGTTGTAGTTCAACAAATATCTTTTGTTTCTTTCACAAACTCATTGCTCTCTCTAATACTTATTcacattcatatttttcaataaaatcaCATTTACAAAAGAACATAACAATTAACTAACATGAAACAAAAATTGAAGGACAGTGAACATCTTTTTTGTGTATCCAAcatttaagaatttttttagaTGTATTAAACAAAGAGTTTGGTTTACTCGGTCATCCAATTAGATTCATGCATTTAGATGACTTTTGAAGTGATGAGTTTGAAACTTAGTTACTTTTGTGGATTTAAGAATTATTTGTTGTGTACCTGAAGCTGTGCTTACAAAGTTTGGATACTAAAGGAAGACATCATGGAGAAAGTTGGAATGGCACTTCTTATTGAAAAGATTCTTTTTTTTGTTGGTATGTTTCTCTCTTCCtctatataattttatttttgctgTTTTGCacagaaaaaaatcaaataatagctTGATTTGTGGAAAGAAAAGAGTTATAAAATGGTATGTGCAGTTTGTACATATATTAACCTGCAGTGGGATTCAAATGATTTAAGAAAAAGCATTGTCATAGAATATTTGATCTTTTTGGACTGAATTGAAGAGGATAGCTACAAATATACAGGGTTATTTTTATGCAAAGTCAGTGTATTATGTGTATGGAAAAATTTTTCCTTTTATAGCTTGTAGTATTATAACCATCATCACTTTAGTTTCTTTATAATTGCTCTACTTCTGTTTTGACTTCCTGTTTTTGGGTGTCATTTCTTTTCTCAAACCAATAATCCAACATTGTGTTAATGAGGTTTTCACATAAGTGTGTCTGTGGTTATTGTGATGACATTATGACAAACATTTAGTTttgaaatttatatatataatttgtgtTTCAGGAaatactttgaagatcaagcAGCAATTGTCCTGAGAGCATTGCAGTTCTGGAATGGATCTTGAATGCCAGTTTCAGTCAAAACATGCAAAAGAAATGAAGAATCATTTTCCACCtttacttttgtttttccaaagaaaaaataagattGAAAGATAACGGATGCCATTATGAAAATTAGTAATAGCACATGGGTAGAAAAGATGATAAAGTTGCTATTAGAATGAAGGAGCATAACAGGTGAAGGAGTTGTAAATATCAATTCACATCAAATCAtagcttttctttttctttttgtttgtatatttttttgttgttttatggtTGATATCCAATGCATTAATACATGAGTTCAATTTGGAATTCTCTTACTACTTAGTCACGAGCGACCAAtggtaaaataaatatttgttCATTGTATTCCAAAGATGAACACTAcaaatttaaacataaaaaataaagatcaTACTAAGATTCAATGATAATAAAAGAGTATTTGTGCACCATATCCCAAaactagtaaaataaaattaaaaagaaggCTGTTTTCAAAAACATTTCTCTAATTAGGAGCAAGTATCTTACTGCCTATTAAGTGTTGTGTGCTGACATTTTATCATTTTCTTGAGGCAAAATTTGTCTTATATTGATGTAAGTGAACCAGATTTTTGTGACCATATATTATATGAATAAtgttatatattaaaattggtACACAAACTTTTAGACACTTAAtgtatgattattgattaaattatagTTTCTAAATATTTCTATTAAATTCAATGCATGTCTCAAATAGACATAAGTGTAAATGATCAGTTCCTATATCATATACTGAAGCAAAGTGATAGCACCAGATTAGTTAAGTGGTAGGTAAGATTGTTTTTAGTGTGTATGTAAGATTGTTTTGGTGTGGATTTTGAGAGTGTTTTCTTCAAACTAAGTAGATACTTACTTGGTGATGAATTTAGTTGTTAAGAGGTTGTTAGTTAATGATATCAGATAAGACAGTGTGTTTGAAGGTGTAAATTTAGAGTTTTATTTGAATgatgttttgtttgtttttcagATCTTGTTAGTATTGGATCTTTTTATCTTTAGTAGTTTTTCTATTTCAGAGTTAAAGCATTTTTGAAGTATtcgagaaaaacaattgaagtgGTAGGTGAGTTTGTTCCTTCTTTAATAGTCTTGACTTTCAGTCTTTAAGGTGGAAAAAGTTTGTACAAAAAAGTAGTGGTGCCAAATTCATACTATAAGACAAAAGCATAGTTCCTTGAACTTTATTAATCAATTCATAACAATAAAGGTTGGATAGTCCTACACGGAAAGAATGGCTagcatttatatatatatactcataAATAAATACATTTGCAGCAAAACTTGTAAGATCCTTatccaagaaaagaaagagggaAAAAATGGCTGAGAATACAACTCAACATGTAGTGATGCTTCCATGGTCTGCATTTGGTCATTTGATTCCATTTTTCCAACTCTCCATAGCCATAGCCAAATCAGGAATTCATGTCTCCTTCATTTCAACACCAAAGAACATTCAAAGGCTTCCAAAGCCACCTTCAGATTTATCTCATTTTTTACATTTGGTGGAAATTCCATTTCCATCATCATTAGACTCATCACAACTCTCTGGTGGTGAGGCCACTATGGACATCCCATTTGACAAGATTCAGTACCTGAAGTTGGCATGGGATCAGATGCAAAATCCAGTTAAGGAATTTGTGTCTAAATTGCTACCGAATTGGATCATTTGTGACTTTCATCCACACTGGATTGTAGAGATAGCACAAGAGCTTCATgtgaaactcatgtacttctctGTTTACTCTGCTTCCACTATTGTGTTCTATGGACCACCCGATCGAATGAGAGCTAAAACATCGCCAGAAGACCTAACATCACCAAGAGAATGGATGAATTTTCTGTCTTCAGTGGCTTTCCAACGAAATGAGGCCATTGCGTTCTACCAAGATGCATATGTAGAAAATGTGTCCGGTTTAAGAGACATTGATAGGTTTGCCAAGATGATAGGCGCCTCAAATGCTGTTTCATTTCGCAGCTGCTATGAGATGGAAGGTGAGTATTTGAATCTATACCAAGAACTTATTGGGAAGCCAGTGATTCCTATAGGTTTGCTTCCTCCGGAGAAGCCGGAGAGAAGACTTGTTGATGAGTCATGGAATAAGACATTCGAGTGGCTTGACGTGCAAGAAACAAAATCGGTAGTCTTTGTTGGGTTTGGTAGTGAGTGTAAATTGACCAAAGAGCAAGTTTTTGAGATAGCTTATGGAGTAGAGCTTTCTGAATTTCCATTTTTATGGATATTGAGAAAACCAAGTTGGGCAATTCATGATCATGATTCTCTGCCTCTTGGATTTTGTGAAAGAACATCAAAGAGAGGAAAAGTTTGTTTTGGATGGGCACCACAAAAGGAAATTTTGTCACATAAATCTATTGGGGGGTCTTTGTTTCATTCTGGCTGGGGATCTATAATTGAGACTTTGATGTTTGGCCACACTCTTGTAGTGTTGCCATTTGTTGTTGATCAACCTCTTAATGCAAAGGCTTTGCTTGATAAGGGTCTTGCCATTGAAGTGAAAAGAAACAATGAAGATGGTTCATTTAGTAGAGAAGACATAGCCAAATGCCTTAGAGAAGCTATGGTATTGCAGGAAGGAGAGAAGCTCAGAATAAAGACTAGAGAAGTTGCTAAAGTTGTAGGAGATTTGAAGCTTCACCATGGTTACATGGAAGCATTTGTCAAGTTTCTTAAGACTTGATGAATTTCCGAATAGATCTTGTTTTTTAGCCTAAATTTTTCTTATTTGGAATAACTAATGAATAAACTCTTTGGGTTGTGTTTGATAAGTGAGATACTAAGATATTGtatctttttctttgtctttgtCACCATCTATTCTTAatggatttggatcctctaaattttgaatttcattttagagaataaagtgtgatctctcactatttatttcataggtgagacaaaaaataaatatgagagagaaatcATTCAAGGGTAAAAGATTACACTTTAGTATCTAAAgtacaaattcaaaatttagaggatccaaattcattcttaatatataaaagtagatgGATAAGTTTACCTACATTAATTTTAAGACATTTTCTCCTCTTATTAATGTCATGTCAGTAACATCGCTTACTTGGCAAAACATTAAAATCAACCACTCAATTTTCGCCAAATCAACCGTTATTTTCCAAATcagcaaaaaaaaatatacaaaaaaatatacaagtaatagaaatatatacaaattaggCGGTAAAATTATTAATGAcaataattagaaattaataGTGTCTAATCAAATTTGTAACTTACACGAATTCATattcttatatttattatattttaccGTTATAAATAGTACAATAAATTATAACcccaataattaatttattaatttctataaATAACTCATTAAATGTAATAAGCATCAAATGTCATACTAAtctattaatcataataaaatttACGTTACAAATATTCAAACTTCATATTATTTGAACTACTTATATAAGTCTCTTATCACTATTTCATCAAATAACATCAAATTTAACACAAGAATTTATTTTTGCACTACACAACAACTCAAACTTACTCAATGAAACATCATTCTTTTGGACAATATCACCAAACAAACAGATAATTAGTTTATCAAAGTTCACGTGGTTTGTCTATAGAAAACATTAACACCCACAAATGAAGAAGAGTCTTTTTACTTAGAAATGATTATATTAGATGAAAAAGTACAAAACAAacatatttattgtatttttaaattgaatttacgaaaaaaatattttaattatttttgctttttatattattttataatactttatatataattgtattttaatatcgttaaaattatatttctttCAATATGCTATTTATTGTTCTTTTTTCTAATAacttaaaagaaataaatgtaatcaattttttaactaattattaCCTATGATTTACTAACACTGCCGGAAACATCTCTTCATGTAATTGTGAAGAGAAATATGATGAACATATTCAAACATTTGttacaagaagaaaaagtctatactataaaaaaatttaaaatagaagaTGCAAATGATTTGTATAGACCAATTAAAGGTACAATGAAAGTAAATTTTTTACTCACAACTGTTgtgaaagaaattaaagattcaattttgAACATTTTCAAATactattttgaatttatatcATTTGAGACATTGTCTGACAGAGTGgatcaaagaaaaatattaacaagtaatttcactttataatatttcaattattctaattaaaaataacttattcaaaaaaaattctactcatttttgttctttttattgTAGATGTCATTGGAAAATTGCATGCACATCAAAAGATTAAGGAGAAAGAAAATCATACAAATTTAAGACACATCTTCGGAAGAAGAACATACAAGCAAAGATGGAACAACAACACAATAGAAAGTGTATACAACTCAACAATTCATAAACAATATGCCTTCACAAGAATCTGcgacaaaaagaagaaagtaacGACTCtgacaaaaagaagaaagtaacAACTCTAACAAAAACCAATAAAGAAAAATGAGGACGAACGCCACATAAAAAGACTAAGTCCATCAACTAAAACAAATGCAAAAATCAAACCATCAAATAAATATATCACTTTGTACAACTCCAACATCTAAATCTTTTCTactacaaattattttaaacaaattaccttttaaatttaattttaatttacacATATTTAATCTAATTCTACAAAACAtaatcatttttaatatttattatatactatcatTAATTTATTGCCCGCGCATCGCGCGACTCTCATTCTAGTTATTCTAAAATTTCTAGCATatgaaaaatagaatttaattttaatgcattatcaatataaaatgtagtgcatcaaaattaaactcatgaaaaatatatctattttattttaggACAAAGACATTTTGCTTGTTTATGTAGGGTTCCTTCTTCAAATAAGTTTATTTCTCCTAAtgtttctatatttttattctaagatAGTTACTACACTATTCGTTAATTCAATCCATGAATTTAGATATGTGACTTAAGCTTGTAATAAATTAGTTTGGCTGTTGGTTTTGTATTATGGTTTGAGAACTAAATTCGTCAAGAAAAATAACACAAAATCGATGCATTTTATTGTTGTAGCATTTCACTTAacattcaataatttttttcgcTAGTTTACACTTGAATCACCACATTAAACACGATGCAAAATAGCATCCACACATTATGGGTGAAGTTAGATCAAGTGTTGATATTTTTTGGTTTGTGTGGCAGAAATTTTCGAAGTATATATTTTGGAAATCATCTGATTTTTGTGATCACATATATATATGCAACAATGTTGATTGAAGCAAAATGTTGATGCAACAAAACTTAGAAATGAGAAGAACTTTAACAATGAAAGAGACAAATATTAATGAAGATTGGATGGTTAAGATCTTGATCTTGAATAATCGTTTTCTTAATATTTAAATGGTAATTAATGCATCACAAAACATTATTCGACAGCTGATATTAAATGttggattttttttagttgaattaATCAACTTAAGTAAAAACTCGCATTCAATTGTATTCATGTGAAATTGTTAATTAACAACCGTTAGATAATTTAACGTTTGATTAAATTGTTATCCAACGGTCTCAATTAACAATTTTATATCAACTGCATGTGAGTTTTTACCATCAACTTATTAGCCAACAGTAAATCCTTAATTGGAGTTTAAATTTACGACATATTAGTTCTTGAATACcgtagaaaacaaaaaaaatcagatGTTAGTATGTAATATGATCCAAATACCCATGAGAAAGGCTAAGAAAGTAAGGATGACAACGACACCTGAACTCACGGCCAGTAATTACCAGACCAAGTGTGGGGCGAGCTGGGACAAGTTGGATAGTGCCAAAACCCACGGCAATTCCCAAAAGAAGGTTGGGTCCATATATTTCAATTGAGGAATGCTAAAGAATCAGtcaaatttattgttttttgccTGTAGTTAGTCAGTAATATTTAAAAGTGTGTGCTAAAAGTACGATGTTGGATTACTAAACTAAAAGAATTGGACTGACGGATAAAGATATTGGTCATAAACAATAAATTCTTCTAGTCCTTGAGCTTTTTTCATTCCGTATTTCGGTGAAAAAATACCAATTTAGTTAGGTGAGGTTAGAAGTGAAGGTTGAGATTTTTCTCCTTGCtctagatatatatatatatatggcagTTTCTGTTTTGTCAATGACCAAATACAACTCAGAAGATCCTCcaccacagaaaaagaaaaagaaaatggcaGAGAGTAGAACTCATGTAGTGATGCTTCCATGGTGTGCCTTTGGTCACTTGATACCATTTTTCCAACTTTCCATATCCTTAGCCAAATCTGGTGTTCATGTCTCATTCATATCAACTCCAAGAAACATTCAAAGGCTTCCAAAGCCACCTTCAACTTTGGCTCATACCCTCCATTTGGTTGAGCTTCCCTTGCCATCCTTAGACCCCGGCCTCTTGCCGGAAGGAGCCGAGGCCACCATAGACATTCCCTTTGAAAAGATTCAGTACTTAAAAGTGGCAAACGATCAACTTCAACATCCAGTGAAGGAATTAGTTGCCAAATGGCTACCTGATTGGATCATCTGTGACTTTCATCCATATTGGATAATAGACATTGCCAAAGAATTTCAGCTGAAACTGTTGTGCTTCTCTGTTTTTTCGGCTCCGGTTCTAGCATTCTTTGGACCACCTGGTGCAAGATCAGGTCTCTCACGTCCAGAAGAACTAACAAAGCCACCAGAATGGATCACATTTCCATCTTCAGTAGCTTATCAGATGCATGAGGCCGTTGCTGTGTTCAATGATGGCTACCAGGAAAATGCTGCCGGGCTAAGCGACACAGAGAGGTTTTACAAGGTAATTGATGCCTCACAAGCTGTATTATTTCGAAGCTGCAACGAATTTGATGGTGAGTATTTGAATCTATACTGGAAGATACTCGGGAAGCCGGCGATTCCCTTTGGTTTACTTCCTTCAGAGAGGCCTGAGAGAAGAACTGTTGATGAATCTTGGAGCAAGACATTCGAGTGGCTTGACGCGCAAGCAAACAAATCAGTAGTCTTTGTGGGGTTTGGGAGTGAGTGTAAATTGAGTAAGGATCAAGTTTTTGAGATAGCTTATGGATTAGAGCTTTCTGAATTGCCTTTTCTATGGATCCTTAGAAAACCAAGTTGGGCAATTCATGATCAtgattctcttcctcttggtttCGTGGAAAGAACATCGAAGAGAGGAAAAGTATGTATGGGATGGGCACCACAACAGGAAATTCTGGCACATCCATCTATTGGAGGATCTTTTTTTCATTCTGGTTGGGGATCTGTGATTGAAAATCTGCAATTTGGAAACACTCTTGTTGTGTTGCCCTTCATTGTTGATCAACCTCTTAACGCAAGGTTTTTGGTCGAAAAGGCCTGGCGATTGAAGTGAAAAGAATCAATGAAGATGGATCATTTAGTCGAGATGACATAGCCAAATCCCTTAGAGAAGCAATGGTTATGGAGGAAGGAGAGAAACTcagacacaaaacaagagatGAAGCTAAAGTTGTAGGAGACTTGAAACTGCAGCAGGATTACATGGAAGAATTTGTCAAGTTTCTTAAGACAGGAATCTGGAAACAAATCTAGTTATACTTAGGTAAGAGCTTTACAAATTGAAGGAAAGGAGCTTAGAATAGAGATAAGACAAATTGCTGAAGTTATCTTATACTCCTATGCTAAAATATTTCATTTCTTAagtattttgaaataaaataaagaatttaattttcatacaCCATCATCAGCgtagaagggttttatgcagacaatTAATCGTGTATTACCCACATtagtaaaaataactaattttcaaaCTCAGTACTTTAAAAATTATCTAAGTGTATAAAGCTGATTTGATGACCGTGTACAACTTTTTACAGTATTAgtgaatataaattaaattcataaaatgaatccaaatatattaattgttaatgTACCAAATTTTCAAAGCCATGAATATTCTTTTAACAGAAGTGATTAGTTTCTTATGTATGTACTAAACCATCTTAAATAATATGTAGTGGAAGCAGTTAATTGTGTAACTGAATCAGTGAATGAACTGTGCAATTGGTTTTCTTGGTATTGCTTTCAGTTTGagaaacaatttttaaaatgaaaaaaataggaaaaaataATTCAGTTGGTTTATTATGTTTTTCTTATAACATGTTACTTGTTAGTGATAGAAAGAGCCAAATTTATATTTGTGCAAAGAAActctaatattatttaaaaacaaaaagaaatatgtattcaaaagtaatttttactctcgggaaaaaaaaaaaaacaaaaatg includes:
- the LOC130960733 gene encoding putative UDP-rhamnose:rhamnosyltransferase 1, with product MAENTTQHVVMLPWSAFGHLIPFFQLSIAIAKSGIHVSFISTPKNIQRLPKPPSDLSHFLHLVEIPFPSSLDSSQLSGGEATMDIPFDKIQYLKLAWDQMQNPVKEFVSKLLPNWIICDFHPHWIVEIAQELHVKLMYFSVYSASTIVFYGPPDRMRAKTSPEDLTSPREWMNFLSSVAFQRNEAIAFYQDAYVENVSGLRDIDRFAKMIGASNAVSFRSCYEMEGEYLNLYQELIGKPVIPIGLLPPEKPERRLVDESWNKTFEWLDVQETKSVVFVGFGSECKLTKEQVFEIAYGVELSEFPFLWILRKPSWAIHDHDSLPLGFCERTSKRGKVCFGWAPQKEILSHKSIGGSLFHSGWGSIIETLMFGHTLVVLPFVVDQPLNAKALLDKGLAIEVKRNNEDGSFSREDIAKCLREAMVLQEGEKLRIKTREVAKVVGDLKLHHGYMEAFVKFLKT